Within the Halorhabdus rudnickae genome, the region GCTGATCGTCGCAAACGAGAAAGCCCTGGCCGAAGGTGTCCGCTACGTCGATACGGACCTCAACCGGGCATTCGACGAGGAGACGTCCGAGGACGCTCACGAGCGGGAGCTGGCAGTCGAACTCGCCGAGGCGGTCCGGGGATGTACGGTGCTGTCGATCCACTCGACGCGCTCAGCGGCAAAGCCCTTCGCGATCACGTCCGGACTGAACGACCTCGCCCGGGAGATCGTTCCTCATCTGTCCGTTCGGGCGCTGGTCGAGACCGGCGTCAATGCCGAAGGACGACTGTTCGCCGCGGAGGCGGACATCCTCGAAGTCGAGGCTGGCTATCAGGGTTCGGTAGAGGCCGCCGAGAACGCCTACCGGCTGGTCCGGGAGTTCCTGACGACGACGGGCGCCATCGCCGGTCAGACCATCGCTCACGATCTCGAGGTCTACGAGCAGGGCGAACCGGTCGAGAAACCCCCCG harbors:
- a CDS encoding succinylglutamate desuccinylase/aspartoacylase domain-containing protein, which produces MRIEQLGEGEPELAIVAAIHGDEPCGVRAVERLLADESTVERPVRLIVANEKALAEGVRYVDTDLNRAFDEETSEDAHERELAVELAEAVRGCTVLSIHSTRSAAKPFAITSGLNDLAREIVPHLSVRALVETGVNAEGRLFAAEADILEVEAGYQGSVEAAENAYRLVREFLTTTGAIAGQTIAHDLEVYEQGEPVEKPPAEEYEVFAENFVHVDAGETYAAVDGEGLAAQEGFDPILFSAYGYEHIFGYRGTFAGTLRTTEDGTATLTAD